The Nitrospiraceae bacterium genome has a window encoding:
- a CDS encoding NAD(P)/FAD-dependent oxidoreductase — MSRMRVVIIGGGFGGLAVAQRLRRADVDITLIDRTNHHLFQPLLYQVATAALSPGDIAWPLRTIFRSQPNIRVVMGEAQGIDPLGRQVQVTDQPPIPFDALIVAVGSRHAYFNRPDWERFAPGLKTLADAIALRARMLSAFEQVERQAATTMGATPLTFVIVGGGPTGVELAGAMAEIGRNAMLPDFPFFRRQGVRILLVEAGSRILSGFAPDLSAKAKAALESLGVTVLLNQAVREVGPKGVVLGGQVIETNHIIWAAGNRASPLLSSLQVPLDKAGRVLVRPDLTVPNDEWVFVIGDAAAVHDGQGQPLPGLAPVAMQEGRYVAAVIAERKLPAKRAAFRYADRGTLATIGRAKAVAQFGTIHVSGVWAWLLWCTVHIFFLIGFRNRFRVISEWIWFYLTFKPGARLIYQSQETDRS, encoded by the coding sequence ATGTCCCGCATGCGTGTGGTGATTATCGGAGGGGGGTTCGGAGGGCTGGCCGTCGCGCAGAGGTTGCGGCGAGCCGATGTGGACATCACCTTGATCGACCGCACGAACCATCACCTCTTCCAGCCCTTGCTCTACCAGGTGGCGACTGCGGCGCTCTCGCCCGGTGATATTGCCTGGCCCCTGCGGACCATTTTCCGCTCGCAGCCGAACATTCGGGTCGTGATGGGAGAAGCGCAAGGCATCGATCCTCTCGGCAGGCAGGTTCAGGTCACGGACCAGCCTCCAATTCCGTTCGATGCGTTGATCGTCGCGGTCGGATCACGACATGCCTACTTCAATCGTCCAGACTGGGAAAGGTTTGCCCCCGGATTGAAGACGCTTGCTGACGCCATTGCCTTGCGCGCGCGCATGCTGTCGGCCTTCGAGCAGGTGGAGCGTCAAGCTGCGACGACGATGGGTGCGACTCCGTTGACCTTCGTGATCGTGGGCGGGGGACCGACCGGAGTGGAGCTGGCCGGGGCCATGGCGGAGATCGGCCGAAACGCCATGTTGCCGGATTTCCCGTTTTTCCGACGACAAGGGGTGAGGATTTTGCTCGTGGAGGCAGGATCAAGGATCCTTTCCGGATTTGCCCCCGATCTCTCTGCGAAAGCGAAGGCTGCGCTGGAGTCGTTGGGCGTCACCGTCCTCCTCAACCAAGCGGTACGCGAAGTCGGCCCGAAGGGAGTGGTGCTGGGCGGGCAGGTCATCGAAACCAACCATATCATTTGGGCGGCCGGCAATCGCGCTTCTCCGCTCCTGTCCTCACTTCAGGTTCCCTTGGACAAGGCCGGGCGGGTCCTTGTACGCCCCGACCTGACGGTTCCGAACGACGAATGGGTGTTTGTAATCGGCGATGCCGCGGCCGTTCATGATGGACAAGGACAGCCGCTTCCAGGCTTGGCTCCTGTGGCCATGCAGGAAGGACGGTATGTGGCCGCGGTGATTGCGGAACGGAAACTGCCGGCGAAGCGGGCAGCCTTTCGCTATGCCGACCGTGGGACGTTGGCCACCATTGGGCGCGCGAAAGCCGTGGCTCAGTTCGGAACAATTCACGTCTCCGGGGTCTGGGCCTGGCTGCTCTGGTGTACGGTGCATATCTTCTTCCTGATCGGCTTCCGTAACCGGTTCAGGGTCATCTCCGAATGGATCTGGTTCTACCTCACGTTCAAGCCCGGCGCGCGATTGATCTATCAATCTCAGGAAACCGACCGCTCCTGA